From Paenarthrobacter ureafaciens, one genomic window encodes:
- a CDS encoding restriction endonuclease — translation MNATSKRLPADYNWRAAFKKADELLPTASGPAKAARGREFERILHGMFDESGLEPRLGYRPKGEEIDGSFWLHGRTMLLEAKWTADAHPASSLYQFRGKVDGKLVGTLGLFASMGGFSTDAVDALIAGKELSLILMDGDDIRMVVDGHMTIAEAINLKLRAAGEFGTPFFPLSKFPAHPGQPGQEVVLVEGRFDARVLEMIRKEYGDTRPVTILPAGGPGNMVPLAKALATEFDGVGGITMVVDGDGLKPRIESDLREAVAGAVDGIAASIVVAHPDLEAVLGLVRSDAPWSDRRYLRQINDDLLLNTIQQADVLTRAKNNPTVSTILRSIGLHAV, via the coding sequence ATGAATGCCACTTCAAAACGACTTCCGGCTGACTACAACTGGCGCGCCGCCTTCAAGAAAGCTGACGAGCTTCTTCCGACAGCATCAGGGCCCGCGAAAGCTGCGCGTGGTCGCGAGTTTGAACGGATCCTCCATGGCATGTTCGACGAGTCAGGATTGGAACCGCGGCTAGGCTACCGCCCAAAGGGCGAAGAAATTGACGGGTCCTTCTGGTTACACGGCCGTACGATGCTCCTTGAAGCGAAATGGACTGCGGACGCACACCCTGCCTCCAGCCTCTACCAGTTTCGGGGCAAGGTGGACGGGAAACTCGTCGGCACCCTCGGCTTGTTTGCGAGCATGGGTGGCTTCAGTACTGACGCCGTTGATGCCTTGATTGCTGGAAAAGAACTGAGTCTCATCCTGATGGACGGGGACGACATCAGGATGGTTGTCGATGGCCACATGACAATTGCCGAAGCGATCAACCTCAAACTAAGAGCGGCTGGAGAGTTCGGGACTCCGTTCTTTCCTCTTAGTAAGTTTCCCGCTCATCCAGGGCAACCCGGACAGGAGGTTGTTTTGGTCGAGGGACGCTTCGACGCTCGGGTGCTCGAGATGATTCGGAAAGAGTATGGCGACACCAGACCCGTAACGATTCTGCCTGCCGGTGGCCCGGGAAACATGGTCCCACTGGCGAAGGCATTAGCAACTGAATTCGACGGTGTTGGCGGAATAACTATGGTTGTCGACGGCGATGGGCTTAAGCCTCGCATCGAGAGCGACCTGCGCGAAGCTGTTGCAGGGGCTGTCGACGGTATCGCGGCTTCGATAGTAGTCGCACACCCCGATCTGGAAGCAGTGCTTGGTCTGGTCCGTTCCGATGCGCCTTGGAGCGATCGCCGCTACCTCCGGCAGATTAACGATGATCTCTTGTTGAACACGATCCAACAAGCAGACGTTCTGACCCGAGCAAAGAACAACCCCACCGTCTCTACCATCCTCCGTTCCATTGGTCTCCATGCCGTGTAA
- a CDS encoding TIGR02391 family protein, which translates to MTATTKSGGEMDVRTNGEYLDFLAKRLDEFSRTFEEFMTHHVENSGFGGMAVGMAPAVLPKDSPDKARVRVLTDELNRLAGALMDLSGVTGVRLAVQGAGVLDPFVNWQRMLEPKPLLDAPVVRGCCLQAAGRLEGLKAKAEALSSPTIEPSLLHPLVWAAAQRLWNDGHLRQGVAAAAEALSGQMKQLTGRNNASDTSLWQQAFAAAEPQEGKPRLRWPGDPDDQDVKTMQAGLLSFAPGVNMVIRNPATHVAEDFTEQDGLEQLATLSVLAKFLDRCVVVSVDGATTSPAEHVFPEQPGEAKFFAGENG; encoded by the coding sequence ATGACCGCCACAACGAAATCTGGGGGAGAGATGGACGTCCGGACGAACGGCGAGTACTTGGACTTTCTTGCGAAACGCCTCGACGAGTTCTCGAGGACGTTCGAGGAGTTCATGACGCACCACGTAGAGAACTCCGGGTTCGGGGGTATGGCCGTTGGGATGGCTCCTGCTGTCTTACCGAAGGACAGCCCTGACAAGGCACGCGTCCGGGTGCTCACTGATGAGCTGAACCGCCTCGCCGGGGCGCTTATGGATCTCAGCGGCGTCACCGGCGTCCGACTCGCAGTCCAGGGAGCCGGGGTACTCGACCCCTTCGTGAATTGGCAGAGGATGCTCGAACCAAAGCCGCTGCTCGACGCCCCTGTCGTTCGGGGCTGCTGCCTCCAAGCCGCAGGTCGGCTGGAGGGTCTCAAGGCGAAGGCCGAGGCGCTCTCATCGCCGACGATCGAGCCTTCGCTCTTGCATCCTCTGGTGTGGGCCGCAGCCCAACGTCTCTGGAACGATGGCCACCTCCGGCAAGGAGTTGCAGCTGCCGCGGAAGCCCTCAGCGGCCAAATGAAGCAGCTCACGGGTCGGAACAACGCAAGTGACACTTCTCTGTGGCAGCAGGCGTTCGCCGCCGCCGAGCCACAGGAGGGCAAGCCCCGGCTGCGCTGGCCCGGCGACCCGGACGACCAAGATGTCAAAACTATGCAGGCCGGCCTGCTGAGCTTCGCGCCCGGTGTCAACATGGTGATCCGGAACCCGGCGACACACGTCGCAGAAGACTTCACCGAGCAGGATGGACTCGAGCAGCTCGCGACACTGAGCGTCCTCGCCAAGTTCTTGGACCGGTGTGTAGTTGTGTCCGTCGACGGGGCGACCACCTCTCCGGCCGAGCACGTGTTTCCGGAGCAACCCGGCGAAGCCAAGTTTTTTGCCGGGGAAAACGGCTAG
- a CDS encoding DUF4365 domain-containing protein: MRAGKTEVIGTPGQSAVKGQFEKLRWGANPNPDHDLGTDLWLQPRDERRFELNTVAGARVTTSETKGPNTYFGSPESDADGKILGWWYYESAKKDHFDYWTRHTAPHFLILHDLETAESYWVHVTSERLVAAGSGKKIFIPVHQLVDEAHNRELIEVATSGRPHIPWEGSAWGGAQTLAAGDLLRHALIVPRLVAPHRNDLPKAFQPEQAVAALVLLRQTDLENKMPDASARTKSKLWGWAFVTALESYLRTEEPAAFKDALDSAEKASDKVAAVCTWATALLERAEASTALALLNKVLADDDASPQDHVWLLVQRARCLNELGRRDEAKKVALEALQGRNSAPDDPTLTALCGAASWIVFSSSPFGARSFSDVITGSDNIASWWRTQVTAWGLSSNFEEQFSTWSRDSTRRVGFEDAAWNHLRASSLIAGLIGDQSSWNHSYARLAKLQLMRTGNESEVSEVAQSLTMLRWAGDHKALRDAVRRVVLEGPAEAARSASEAVKLAESTKTTIRSNMALLKSAADVLTPDIADSTAKWCMKFLSDLPAFGELYSPGYHVPIELLGLLAPVVPALSETGRNELLEWLAALPEQPDHLIAQTYGSVFRCCRQSRGYSRHRKARCTAGRRPRSPHSGDRQASCTR, encoded by the coding sequence ATGCGCGCAGGTAAGACTGAAGTAATCGGGACGCCGGGCCAGTCCGCCGTCAAGGGTCAGTTCGAAAAGCTTCGCTGGGGTGCCAACCCTAATCCCGATCACGATCTGGGTACGGACCTTTGGCTGCAGCCGCGAGACGAGCGAAGGTTTGAACTCAACACGGTCGCAGGAGCACGGGTCACGACCAGCGAAACCAAGGGTCCAAACACTTATTTCGGCAGCCCGGAGAGCGACGCCGACGGGAAAATCCTTGGGTGGTGGTACTACGAATCGGCCAAGAAAGACCACTTCGACTACTGGACTCGGCACACCGCTCCCCATTTCCTGATTCTTCATGACCTGGAAACAGCGGAATCGTACTGGGTGCATGTAACGAGTGAAAGATTGGTAGCGGCAGGATCAGGCAAGAAGATCTTTATCCCTGTGCATCAGCTTGTTGACGAAGCGCATAACAGGGAACTGATCGAGGTCGCAACGAGCGGAAGGCCGCACATTCCATGGGAGGGGAGCGCCTGGGGCGGTGCGCAAACGCTCGCTGCCGGCGATCTTCTCAGGCACGCACTGATAGTGCCCAGGCTGGTGGCACCGCACCGAAATGACCTCCCGAAGGCCTTCCAGCCCGAGCAGGCGGTTGCTGCCCTTGTGCTACTCAGACAGACAGATCTTGAGAACAAAATGCCCGATGCCAGCGCGCGTACTAAGTCGAAGTTGTGGGGTTGGGCGTTCGTCACGGCTCTCGAATCGTACCTGAGGACCGAGGAGCCGGCAGCGTTTAAAGATGCGTTGGACTCGGCCGAAAAGGCTTCGGACAAGGTGGCTGCAGTCTGCACATGGGCCACAGCTCTTCTGGAACGTGCAGAAGCGTCTACTGCCCTTGCCTTGCTGAACAAGGTCCTCGCCGACGACGACGCCTCACCGCAGGACCATGTTTGGCTGTTAGTCCAACGTGCAAGGTGCTTGAACGAACTGGGCCGGCGCGACGAAGCCAAAAAGGTCGCACTGGAAGCACTCCAGGGCAGGAATTCCGCGCCCGATGACCCAACCTTGACTGCGCTGTGTGGGGCAGCTTCCTGGATCGTCTTCTCGTCTTCGCCATTTGGCGCTAGGAGCTTCTCAGACGTCATAACAGGAAGCGATAATATCGCATCTTGGTGGAGGACACAGGTTACGGCTTGGGGGCTGTCCTCGAACTTTGAGGAGCAGTTCAGCACATGGTCCCGAGACTCAACCCGTAGAGTCGGCTTCGAAGACGCAGCCTGGAATCACTTGCGCGCCAGCTCTCTCATCGCGGGTCTGATCGGCGACCAATCAAGCTGGAACCATTCATACGCCAGACTTGCGAAGCTTCAGTTAATGCGCACGGGCAACGAATCAGAGGTATCTGAGGTGGCCCAATCACTGACGATGCTGCGCTGGGCCGGCGATCACAAAGCCCTCAGGGATGCAGTTCGTCGAGTCGTCCTTGAAGGTCCCGCGGAAGCCGCCCGGTCAGCCAGTGAGGCCGTGAAACTCGCAGAATCAACAAAGACGACCATACGTTCCAACATGGCACTGCTGAAGTCAGCCGCAGACGTCCTGACGCCTGATATTGCAGACTCGACCGCTAAATGGTGTATGAAGTTCCTTTCGGACTTGCCTGCTTTTGGCGAGTTGTATTCGCCGGGATACCACGTCCCCATCGAGCTTCTCGGACTTTTAGCTCCAGTGGTCCCCGCCCTAAGTGAAACCGGGCGAAATGAGCTCCTGGAGTGGCTTGCTGCATTACCGGAGCAGCCCGACCATTTGATTGCCCAGACTTACGGCTCAGTTTTTCGCTGTTGCCGACAGAGTCGCGGGTACAGCAGACATCGAAAAGCTCGTTGCACGGCCGGCCGGCGACCACGCAGCCCTCACTCAGGTGATCGACAAGCTTCGTGCACGAGATGA
- a CDS encoding aldo/keto reductase encodes MIGTLGLGTWALGGPYEFGWGPVDDNRSMDLIRSARSRGVTWLDTAPAYGTGHAERVVGRAIRDLPPDERPAIFTKVGRVWTDESPGSVFTDLRPANLRGQIEASLSRLGVDNVACIQVHRPDRESSTPLEQTWEQLAQLAEEGYASALGLCNVSDDEYRRCAAVRHVDYVQLPASLVRPPDERLLDACAGLRTRTLAFSPLGSGLLSGHFSPERLAPDDWRARNRFFAGEYLAQAERIVDELRSVADEVDATVPAVAIAWALADDRISSCIVGARTLNQLDGWVGAAGIELTQEQREKLSKALSD; translated from the coding sequence ATGATCGGGACATTGGGCCTAGGCACCTGGGCGCTGGGCGGACCCTACGAGTTTGGCTGGGGGCCGGTCGATGACAACAGATCGATGGACCTTATCCGGTCCGCTCGCTCGCGTGGAGTGACGTGGCTGGATACCGCACCCGCTTACGGGACAGGGCATGCAGAAAGAGTGGTTGGGCGAGCCATTCGGGATCTGCCACCGGATGAGCGACCGGCGATCTTTACTAAAGTTGGCCGCGTCTGGACCGACGAGTCGCCCGGCTCAGTATTCACTGACTTGCGACCAGCTAACTTGCGGGGTCAGATCGAGGCAAGCCTCAGCCGTCTGGGCGTTGATAACGTTGCCTGCATTCAGGTTCACCGGCCGGACCGCGAATCGTCCACGCCCCTTGAACAGACATGGGAACAACTCGCTCAGTTAGCCGAGGAAGGTTACGCCTCCGCCTTGGGTTTGTGCAATGTGTCCGATGACGAGTACCGGCGGTGTGCGGCGGTCCGCCATGTTGACTATGTCCAACTTCCGGCCAGCCTTGTGCGCCCGCCTGACGAGCGACTGCTGGACGCGTGCGCGGGACTCCGGACGCGGACACTGGCGTTCTCCCCGCTGGGATCAGGATTGTTGAGCGGACATTTCAGTCCGGAGCGGCTCGCGCCGGATGACTGGCGTGCCAGGAATCGATTCTTTGCGGGAGAATACCTCGCTCAGGCCGAGAGGATCGTCGACGAGCTTCGGTCGGTCGCTGACGAGGTGGACGCAACGGTCCCGGCGGTGGCAATCGCCTGGGCGCTGGCGGATGACCGGATTTCGTCCTGCATCGTCGGAGCCCGAACGTTGAACCAGTTGGACGGCTGGGTCGGGGCGGCTGGAATAGAACTCACCCAGGAGCAGCGCGAGAAGCTGAGCAAGGCGCTCTCGGATTGA
- a CDS encoding DUF1345 domain-containing protein — protein MESRPAPDTSRLIARGALVVGVLAAIIAVGLILVDIPADNAAARLIPAIVSAVSLILSAVIFLANHRTRSVRDRKSHSIVASGTRSVAAGRDAVGNAVGSGASTTTKRAGGKAVPGTVPSQLDVTASGKDAVAAGRDATDNATGDSSTAS, from the coding sequence TTGGAATCTCGCCCGGCTCCGGATACTTCACGCTTAATTGCTCGGGGGGCGCTCGTGGTGGGGGTGCTGGCTGCCATCATAGCAGTCGGACTGATCCTCGTAGACATACCCGCCGACAACGCCGCCGCGCGGCTCATTCCCGCGATCGTTTCCGCGGTTTCACTCATTCTTTCGGCGGTGATCTTCTTGGCAAACCACCGCACAAGATCAGTACGCGACAGGAAATCTCACTCGATCGTGGCATCCGGCACGCGTTCGGTGGCTGCGGGTAGGGATGCAGTGGGCAACGCCGTCGGGTCCGGAGCGTCAACCACCACCAAGCGCGCCGGTGGGAAAGCGGTGCCGGGTACTGTTCCGTCCCAGCTGGATGTCACAGCCAGTGGCAAGGACGCGGTGGCGGCCGGCCGCGACGCGACGGACAATGCGACCGGGGACTCGAGCACCGCATCGTGA
- a CDS encoding NB-ARC domain-containing protein, protein MATGKRSVAAGRDVRGNAIGNHSNVVNIDTFVLELPTDPGRARFLPSPVVTGLTVRPMLQDALVNAILMASPGGLLALDGVPGAGKSSLAALACRDPRIVEHFESRIIWLTVGQSRVGPDLAEYLGDVCELLGRPRPATSDPLLAGAALGEVLDDVGNVLLVIDDVWSSEQTEPFLRGGASSVRVFTARSTGLVPGATPIGVSAMTHGEAHETLMRDVPPGHDSLAEALVKIADGWPLVLGLLNAALRNVIRSGMAGAEVEAWVLHIAQHPGAYSVGGETSSTFARAVEASIRLLPEDARRLCLELGIFRDDVPVPAAAVKSLWARTGGLQDEAALALMFRLIDLRLVEPVSIEGVTCLSLHDLMRGYFRDTLGSTALTKANQELVDAWRDELLGDDTAAWWSIDEAQAFVIEHLPWHLRSADRSDELEILAIDLRWIETQVRSLGSAVPCIATLKACTGSFAVPLADFLRANLHVLRPDARPVLASTLLGRVGQHEGLEELANRRQENLDEPAALPAWRLPDLRLRDALQHYGAIGDCAVSPDGQLLATASDDGLVLIWQAGRMLPVQSLGGHRYRARACSFSPSGEYLASTGMDGTLRLWHVATGRQERVLGDRRGRMLGVGWSADGSQVAAVDTLGRVTVWDAASGTAMTQVEVPGVPMWSCLFAAEDKEVVACGEDGVLRSWDIADGTLRSALTVHAARLRCVTASQDMKSLAVAGNDGFVALVDAGALRGDRPVLRRVLSGHDRRVRWCAFSPDGALLASAGEDRTVRIWDVASGKEKHLLTGHTDWVGGCVFDPSGSVLFTCSGDGSVRTWDVSNGANLSLTVGPVVATESCVVLPEGEVLIGRADGDMELLRASDGEPLARWHAHQGRIFGVAAGQNGLVSGGADGRIRTWTGGGRMILEVHADADHRVMQVAASGTRVGFVTEGREVGVFSTDSPEVSRVLRAHEGHVLGCTFSSDGRVFASAGDDGSLGLWDAVSLSLLSRLKIEQDAALWSVDFAPNDLMLVASGEPNGVVATWDLSAGNEASFEAGGGRVSSCAIDPSNTWVASCSEDGLLAVWDLRSRALVTGTRVAAPLRRVTWVPGEAGSAVIAAGSAGTYRFELLIPSLDDAVEAQISSARL, encoded by the coding sequence ATGGCCACTGGCAAGCGTTCGGTTGCGGCCGGTCGGGATGTACGGGGCAATGCCATAGGCAACCACAGCAATGTCGTCAACATCGACACGTTCGTGCTTGAGCTGCCGACCGATCCCGGTCGGGCACGGTTCCTTCCGTCGCCGGTAGTCACGGGACTGACCGTTCGCCCAATGCTTCAGGATGCCCTTGTTAATGCGATTCTCATGGCATCGCCGGGTGGGCTCTTGGCGCTCGACGGCGTCCCGGGCGCGGGCAAGTCATCACTGGCAGCGCTTGCTTGCCGTGATCCCCGCATCGTAGAGCACTTTGAGAGCAGGATTATTTGGCTGACGGTGGGTCAGTCCCGCGTGGGTCCGGACCTGGCCGAGTACCTCGGCGATGTCTGCGAGCTATTGGGGCGACCACGTCCCGCGACGTCCGATCCGCTCCTCGCCGGGGCCGCGCTTGGTGAGGTTCTCGACGACGTAGGCAATGTTCTGTTGGTCATTGACGACGTCTGGTCTTCAGAGCAGACGGAGCCGTTCCTGCGAGGTGGCGCCTCCTCAGTGCGGGTCTTTACGGCCAGAAGCACCGGTCTGGTGCCGGGGGCGACCCCAATTGGTGTTTCTGCCATGACCCACGGCGAGGCGCACGAGACGCTGATGCGCGATGTACCACCTGGTCATGATTCTTTGGCGGAGGCACTTGTCAAGATCGCTGATGGTTGGCCGCTGGTCCTCGGACTCCTTAACGCGGCGTTGCGGAATGTAATCCGTTCGGGCATGGCAGGGGCGGAGGTGGAAGCCTGGGTACTCCATATCGCGCAGCATCCAGGCGCGTACTCTGTGGGCGGGGAAACGAGTTCGACTTTTGCCCGGGCTGTGGAGGCGAGCATTAGGCTGCTGCCCGAGGATGCCCGCCGCCTTTGTCTTGAGCTAGGGATATTCCGGGACGACGTCCCGGTTCCGGCAGCGGCAGTAAAGTCGCTCTGGGCACGGACTGGCGGCCTTCAGGACGAAGCTGCGTTGGCTCTGATGTTCCGCCTTATCGACCTGCGGCTCGTCGAGCCGGTGTCAATAGAGGGCGTCACGTGTTTGTCGCTACACGATCTGATGCGCGGCTACTTCCGCGACACCCTGGGGTCCACTGCACTCACCAAAGCCAACCAAGAGCTGGTCGATGCGTGGAGGGATGAACTGCTCGGTGACGACACTGCGGCTTGGTGGAGCATTGACGAGGCCCAGGCATTTGTAATTGAGCATCTACCTTGGCACCTCCGTTCCGCCGACCGTTCTGATGAGCTCGAGATTCTTGCCATAGACCTGCGCTGGATCGAAACTCAAGTACGCAGCCTCGGCTCCGCGGTGCCCTGCATTGCGACCCTGAAGGCGTGCACGGGCTCGTTCGCCGTTCCACTCGCTGATTTCCTCAGGGCCAACCTCCACGTGCTGCGCCCTGATGCCCGCCCCGTTCTGGCGTCGACCCTGCTTGGCCGCGTCGGCCAGCACGAAGGACTGGAGGAGCTTGCCAACCGGCGTCAAGAGAACCTTGATGAGCCGGCCGCGTTGCCGGCATGGCGGTTACCGGACCTGCGACTACGCGATGCTTTGCAGCACTATGGGGCCATCGGGGACTGCGCAGTATCTCCAGACGGCCAGTTGCTGGCGACGGCCTCCGATGACGGACTGGTGCTGATCTGGCAGGCAGGAAGGATGCTTCCCGTACAGTCACTGGGCGGCCACCGCTATCGTGCACGGGCATGCTCGTTTTCCCCCTCGGGCGAGTACCTCGCGTCGACAGGCATGGACGGAACCCTACGTCTGTGGCACGTGGCAACCGGCCGACAGGAACGTGTTTTGGGTGACCGGCGCGGCCGGATGTTGGGTGTGGGCTGGTCGGCTGACGGCAGTCAGGTAGCCGCAGTGGACACCCTCGGCAGGGTGACGGTCTGGGATGCGGCCAGTGGGACAGCTATGACACAGGTTGAAGTCCCTGGGGTGCCAATGTGGTCGTGCCTCTTCGCAGCCGAGGACAAGGAAGTTGTTGCCTGCGGCGAGGATGGAGTGCTCCGGAGTTGGGACATTGCTGATGGTACGCTACGAAGCGCCCTGACGGTGCACGCTGCTCGTCTGCGCTGCGTGACAGCATCGCAGGACATGAAGTCCCTGGCCGTCGCAGGGAACGATGGATTCGTGGCGCTGGTCGATGCGGGCGCCCTCCGCGGAGATCGGCCTGTGCTGCGCCGTGTGCTGTCCGGCCATGATCGTCGGGTCCGTTGGTGTGCGTTCTCGCCAGACGGTGCACTCCTGGCATCGGCCGGTGAAGACCGCACTGTCCGGATCTGGGATGTTGCTTCCGGCAAGGAAAAGCACTTGCTGACAGGGCATACAGACTGGGTCGGGGGCTGCGTCTTCGACCCTTCGGGGTCCGTGCTCTTTACATGCAGCGGGGACGGGTCGGTTCGGACCTGGGACGTATCCAACGGAGCGAACCTCAGCCTTACCGTTGGCCCGGTCGTCGCTACCGAGAGCTGTGTGGTGCTGCCCGAGGGCGAGGTGCTAATCGGACGGGCCGATGGGGATATGGAACTCCTCAGAGCCTCCGACGGCGAGCCGTTGGCACGTTGGCACGCCCACCAAGGAAGGATTTTTGGAGTCGCCGCCGGCCAGAACGGCTTGGTAAGCGGCGGCGCCGACGGTCGGATCCGGACATGGACCGGCGGGGGTCGCATGATCCTCGAAGTGCACGCTGACGCAGATCATCGGGTGATGCAGGTGGCAGCCAGTGGAACTCGAGTCGGATTCGTTACGGAAGGTCGCGAGGTGGGCGTCTTTTCCACGGACTCGCCGGAAGTCAGCCGCGTCCTGCGGGCACATGAAGGACATGTTCTCGGCTGCACGTTTTCATCGGACGGCAGAGTGTTCGCAAGCGCAGGGGACGATGGCAGCCTCGGGCTGTGGGATGCCGTCAGCCTCAGTCTGCTGAGTCGGCTCAAGATTGAACAGGACGCCGCGTTGTGGAGCGTGGACTTCGCGCCAAACGACTTGATGTTGGTCGCCTCGGGAGAGCCCAACGGCGTTGTGGCGACTTGGGACCTCTCCGCGGGGAACGAAGCATCCTTCGAAGCAGGCGGGGGACGGGTCAGCAGCTGCGCTATCGATCCGTCGAACACGTGGGTAGCTTCCTGCAGCGAGGATGGACTGCTGGCGGTTTGGGACCTCCGGTCACGTGCGTTGGTGACTGGTACCCGGGTAGCAGCCCCGCTCAGGCGCGTGACATGGGTCCCTGGAGAAGCGGGCTCCGCTGTCATCGCTGCAGGATCGGCCGGCACCTACAGGTTCGAACTGCTGATCCCGTCATTGGATGACGCTGTTGAAGCCCAAATAAGCTCAGCTCGCTTATAA
- a CDS encoding sugar phosphate nucleotidyltransferase, whose protein sequence is MTVMVRRPMQDLPFVIVAGGKGTRMRPLTERVPKALLTVAGVPLLDRQLDWLRKQGVRRVVVCLGHLSEPIESHLATTAAARGLDIAISLEGDSSLGTAGAVRLAIERGLLVDRFLTLYGDTIPSLDLAAAMEHWNSSGAPALLCVFPASGQRDEARALVHSGRVTRFSRHPLPGEVESNTHGDYGVAGFHSSQFAHLLPWVRGGFGTIHADLARRGDLVAYDVGVGPLEVGTMDGYKRAELIWASTASSNDGISSSNL, encoded by the coding sequence ATGACGGTGATGGTTAGGAGACCGATGCAAGATTTACCTTTTGTGATTGTCGCAGGAGGCAAGGGTACTCGAATGCGGCCGCTCACCGAGCGCGTCCCGAAGGCACTCCTAACGGTGGCCGGAGTGCCCCTCTTAGACCGCCAGCTTGACTGGTTACGTAAACAAGGAGTTCGTCGTGTGGTCGTGTGTCTAGGGCACCTGTCCGAGCCCATAGAGTCACACCTTGCAACCACCGCGGCCGCTCGTGGGCTCGATATCGCGATATCGCTGGAAGGCGATTCCTCCCTTGGAACCGCCGGCGCTGTTCGGCTTGCAATCGAGCGAGGCTTGCTCGTGGACCGGTTCCTGACACTTTACGGGGACACGATACCGTCGTTGGATTTGGCGGCCGCGATGGAGCATTGGAACAGCTCCGGCGCCCCCGCTCTGTTATGCGTCTTTCCTGCATCAGGACAGCGAGATGAAGCGCGAGCCTTAGTCCACAGCGGGCGTGTCACCCGTTTCTCGCGGCATCCTTTGCCTGGCGAAGTGGAATCGAACACCCACGGTGACTACGGTGTCGCCGGCTTCCATTCGTCCCAGTTCGCACACCTCCTCCCTTGGGTCCGCGGGGGCTTTGGCACCATTCACGCGGATCTTGCTAGGCGCGGAGACCTCGTGGCTTACGACGTGGGTGTAGGACCTCTTGAAGTCGGCACAATGGACGGTTATAAGCGAGCTGAGCTTATTTGGGCTTCAACAGCGTCATCCAATGACGGGATCAGCAGTTCGAACCTGTAG